The window GATCGGATTGCCGCCCTCGCCGTTGCATTTTGCCAGGGTTTCCTGGCTGATGACGTTTTCATCTGCGCTCATGACGGTTCCTTTGCCGGCCAGATTCGGCGATTGGCCTGCTTTGGGTTTTGCGTACCAGACCTGGGGCGTTCACGGCAACCCGGAGCCTGTTTCCTCAATCAGGCGGAACGTCCCCGAATGAGCGCCTGCCTCTTCGACGGGAACGCAACCTCCGGGTTCAAGGAGCGACCCTGCCGTCTCATTGCTTGAACCTTCTGGTCTTGGCTTTCATCCTGCGCTACTGGTCAAGAGCACTACCGCCAGCAGTCAGGAAATCTTGAGCGCGAAGGAGCAGAAAATGGCCAAAGTCTACGATCTGGTCGTCGTTGGATCAGGCCCCGGGGCGGGTCCTGCGGTCAAGGCGTGCGTCAAGGCCGGATGGCGCGTGGCCGTCGTGGAGGAAAGCCGTTTCGGCGGCGTGTGCCCCAACACCGGCTGCAACCCCAAGAAAATCCTCATGGCCGTCCCGGAAGCGAGGGGCATGGCCGCCCATCTGCTGGGCAAAGGCGTGGCCGGGACGCCGGAATGCGTCTGGAATGAACTGATGGCCTTCAAACGCGCCATGACCGAACCTATCTCCCAGGCGGTGGTCGAGCACTATCAGAAGCTCGGGGTGGATATCTTCCAGGGGCGCGGGGTGTTCACCGGGCCGGGGACCGTGCATGTCGAAGGTCATGATCTTCAGGCGAACAGGTTCCTGCTGGCGGTGGGCTGCGGGCCAAGGGAGCTTGGCTTCCCGGGGGCCGGGCACGTGTCCGTGAGCGACGCCTTCCTGGACCTGGAGGAATTGCCGGAGCGTCTGGTGTTTTTGGGCGGGGGCTTCATAGCCTTCGAATTCGCCCACATCGCCAACGCCTGCGGCAGCCGGGCAAGCATCCTGACCCACGGCGACAGGGCCTTGCGGCGCTTCGACGCGGACGCGGCCGACCGGGTTGTGGCCGCCAGCCGCGATAGGGGGGTGGAGGTGCTGCTCAACTCCCCGGTGTTCTCCGTCGAGAGGACCGGGCAGGGGCTGGTGGTCCGCAGCGGCGCCGACGGCAAGACGGTTCACGAGGCCGACCTGGTCGTCCACTGCGCGGGCCGGGTTCCTCAGGTCGAAGGCCTGGGGCTTGATGCCGCCAACGTCGCCTTCGGCCCCAAGGGCATAATCGTGGACGAGCACATGCAAAGCGTCTCCAACAATGCGGTCTACGCGGTGGGGGACTGCGCGGCCACCCCCTTCGCCCTGACCCCCACGGCGGACATGGAGAGCGCGGTGGCCGCCGCCAATATGCTGGGCACGGGCGGGGTCAAGGCGAACTATACGGGTATCCCCAGCGTGCTGTTCACGCTGCCTCCCCTGGCCATGGTGGGCCTAACCGAGGAGGCCTGCACCGCCAAGGGGCTCGACTACGACAAGTGCGAGCTCGACCTGGCCGGGTCCTTCCCCTGGAAACGCCTGGGCGAGACAGTGGGCTACTCCAAGGTGCTGACGGACAAGACGGACGGGAAAATCCTCGGGGCGCACATCCTGGGGCACAACGCCGA is drawn from Fundidesulfovibrio soli and contains these coding sequences:
- a CDS encoding dihydrolipoyl dehydrogenase family protein, with product MAKVYDLVVVGSGPGAGPAVKACVKAGWRVAVVEESRFGGVCPNTGCNPKKILMAVPEARGMAAHLLGKGVAGTPECVWNELMAFKRAMTEPISQAVVEHYQKLGVDIFQGRGVFTGPGTVHVEGHDLQANRFLLAVGCGPRELGFPGAGHVSVSDAFLDLEELPERLVFLGGGFIAFEFAHIANACGSRASILTHGDRALRRFDADAADRVVAASRDRGVEVLLNSPVFSVERTGQGLVVRSGADGKTVHEADLVVHCAGRVPQVEGLGLDAANVAFGPKGIIVDEHMQSVSNNAVYAVGDCAATPFALTPTADMESAVAAANMLGTGGVKANYTGIPSVLFTLPPLAMVGLTEEACTAKGLDYDKCELDLAGSFPWKRLGETVGYSKVLTDKTDGKILGAHILGHNAEEIINLFALAMRQGLPVSALHDGIWAYPTCGYYVRYMG